In a genomic window of Paraburkholderia phenazinium:
- a CDS encoding LLM class flavin-dependent oxidoreductase: MCAVRIDHLAFLTPGNYPDDAPLAGFERSLDLFGVGEALGYDSAWVRQRHLERAVSSSATFLAAASQRTTRIGLGAAVIQMGYENPFRLAEDLATVDVLSRGRLNVGLSAGAPAHGILLGDRLFDANPELIDFSHARIERLRRNLAGEWLGDEDSFIESAAGRVRPRVTPYATGLTERLWYGGGSRRSIEWAGRNGFNLLIGNITTGEGTDDYRTAQLSQLELFRSHWTEARAPRIALGRVIVPVDGADARTRQRYREFAEGRHARTLTPHGERRTLFVPDLVGTADEIVSRLLDDPVVAQVRELRLELPYDLPFENYQQILEDFVTRIAPELGWRPEAAREPVAA; the protein is encoded by the coding sequence ATGTGTGCTGTCCGCATTGATCACCTTGCTTTCCTGACGCCGGGCAATTACCCGGACGATGCGCCGCTCGCCGGCTTTGAGCGATCGCTCGATCTGTTCGGCGTCGGCGAGGCCCTTGGTTACGACAGCGCGTGGGTGCGTCAGCGTCATCTGGAACGCGCGGTGTCCTCGTCGGCCACCTTCCTCGCCGCTGCGAGCCAGCGTACGACACGCATCGGACTCGGCGCGGCGGTGATCCAGATGGGCTACGAGAACCCGTTCCGGCTCGCCGAGGATCTTGCCACGGTGGATGTCCTGTCTAGAGGACGCCTGAATGTCGGCTTGAGCGCGGGTGCGCCGGCGCACGGCATCCTGCTCGGCGACCGTCTGTTCGACGCGAATCCCGAACTGATCGATTTCTCGCACGCGCGCATCGAACGTCTGCGCCGCAATCTCGCGGGAGAATGGCTGGGCGATGAGGACAGCTTCATCGAATCGGCGGCAGGCCGCGTGCGGCCGCGCGTGACGCCCTATGCGACGGGTCTGACCGAGCGGCTCTGGTATGGCGGCGGCTCGCGGCGCTCGATCGAATGGGCCGGTCGCAACGGCTTCAATCTGCTGATCGGCAACATCACCACCGGTGAGGGGACGGACGATTACCGCACCGCGCAGTTAAGCCAACTTGAGTTGTTCCGCTCGCACTGGACGGAAGCCCGGGCGCCGCGGATCGCCTTGGGGCGTGTGATCGTGCCGGTCGACGGCGCCGATGCCCGCACGCGGCAGCGCTATCGCGAGTTCGCCGAGGGGCGCCACGCGCGCACGCTGACGCCGCACGGCGAGCGGCGCACGCTGTTCGTACCCGATCTCGTCGGGACGGCGGACGAGATCGTCAGCCGTCTGCTCGACGATCCGGTGGTGGCGCAGGTCCGCGAACTGCGCCTCGAACTGCCGTATGATTTGCCGTTCGAGAATTATCAGCAGATTCTCGAGGACTTCGTCACGCGCATCGCACCGGAACTGGGCTGGCGGCCCGAGGCCGCGCGCGAACCGGTCGCGGCCTAG
- a CDS encoding LLM class flavin-dependent oxidoreductase, which translates to MTQRNLTFGIMLHGAGGHMNSWKHPAGPADASVNLDFITGIAQKAEANGVAFAFVADGLYINEKSIPHFLNRFEPISILSALATATTKIGLAGTLSTSYSHPFTVARQFASLDLISGGRAGWNVVTSPLEGSAKNYGGEHPDHELRYEIADEYLEVVQGLWDSWDDGAFVRERDSGRFFDREKLRTLDHKGRFFEVAGPINIQRSPQGQPVIFQAGASDSGIALAGKYADAVFTHSPSLEETRAFSESVRQSALEHGRAATDVKIFPGIGPIVGATLEEAEAKYRVIRDLITVDEALAYLGRFFEHHDFTQYALDEPFPDLGELGKNSFRSTTDRIKSEAQKKGSTLREVALEVTTPKPQFIGTGEQVADELIRWFDAGAADGFILGFPVQAEGFDDFVRYVIPALEARGRYSRTLAGATLRDHLGLPRRESRYAAAETA; encoded by the coding sequence ATGACCCAGCGAAACCTCACTTTCGGCATCATGCTGCATGGCGCAGGCGGCCATATGAATTCCTGGAAGCATCCCGCCGGCCCCGCCGATGCCAGCGTCAACCTCGATTTCATCACGGGTATCGCCCAGAAGGCGGAGGCCAACGGCGTGGCGTTCGCGTTCGTAGCCGACGGCCTGTATATCAACGAGAAATCAATTCCCCACTTCCTGAACCGCTTCGAACCGATCTCGATCCTCTCGGCCCTCGCGACCGCGACTACGAAGATCGGTCTGGCGGGCACGTTGTCGACGTCGTACAGCCATCCGTTTACGGTGGCGCGGCAGTTCGCCTCGCTCGACCTCATCAGCGGCGGCCGCGCGGGATGGAACGTCGTGACGTCGCCGCTCGAGGGTTCCGCGAAAAACTATGGCGGCGAGCATCCGGATCACGAACTGCGCTACGAGATCGCCGACGAATATCTCGAAGTGGTGCAGGGCCTGTGGGACAGTTGGGACGATGGCGCTTTCGTGCGCGAGCGCGACAGTGGACGTTTCTTCGACCGCGAGAAGCTGCGTACGCTCGATCACAAGGGCCGCTTCTTCGAAGTGGCAGGGCCCATCAATATCCAGCGCTCGCCGCAGGGGCAGCCGGTGATTTTCCAGGCCGGCGCATCGGATTCCGGCATCGCGCTAGCCGGCAAGTACGCGGATGCGGTGTTCACGCATTCGCCGTCGCTCGAAGAAACGCGGGCGTTCTCGGAGAGCGTGCGGCAAAGCGCGCTCGAGCATGGGCGCGCGGCCACCGACGTGAAGATTTTCCCGGGCATCGGCCCGATCGTCGGCGCGACGCTGGAGGAAGCCGAGGCGAAGTATCGTGTGATTCGCGACCTGATCACGGTGGACGAAGCGCTCGCGTATCTAGGCCGTTTCTTCGAACATCACGACTTCACGCAATATGCGCTTGACGAGCCGTTCCCCGATCTCGGCGAGCTGGGCAAGAACAGCTTCCGTTCGACCACCGATCGCATCAAGTCCGAAGCGCAGAAGAAGGGTTCGACGCTGCGCGAGGTCGCGCTGGAAGTAACGACGCCGAAGCCGCAATTTATCGGCACCGGCGAGCAGGTCGCGGACGAATTGATCCGCTGGTTCGACGCCGGCGCGGCCGACGGCTTTATCCTCGGTTTCCCGGTGCAGGCCGAGGGCTTCGACGATTTCGTTCGCTACGTGATTCCGGCGCTGGAGGCGCGCGGCCGCTACAGCCGCACGCTGGCCGGCGCCACGCTGCGCGATCATCTCGGACTGCCGCGACGAGAAAGCCGCTACGCGGCCGCGGAAACGGCATGA
- a CDS encoding amino acid ABC transporter permease/ATP-binding protein codes for MSDTTQPFVGPGHAGRVSDDAAGPEYAHYRIVPARHHARTAGTVLAIALIVIVLNSVLGNPRWGWGVFAQWFFAAPVLEGLGRTLVLTGLGALFGFALATPLALARVSRSPLLAGCAWAFIWLFRSIPPIVLLLLLNNLGYLYETIWIGVPFTHIALLSESTTDLISPFFAAVLGLTLNHAAFSAEAIRGGILSVDHGQREAAAALGLPGARQVRRIVLPQAMRAILPTAFNDIIGLAKGTSVVYILAMPDLFYTVQIIYHRNLEVIPLLMVATIWYLIILTALSAIQVHIERYYARGATREQVAVSRFSALLRRWRSVRAARREDALKAGPQAGSAAAESAAAGADADAGISGWAQRRVGGKVGIHNVSKSFGTLKVLDDISLVFPSGSVTVILGQSGSGKSTLLRSINHLERVDDGFIDIDGELIGYRRDGRTLYELKEKDILQRRRADVGMVFQSFNLFPHLSVLDNLVEAPLASGVPRAQAQAEARALLARVGLADKADAWPRQLSGGQQQRVAIARALALKPKVLLFDEPTSALDPELVNEVLDVIRQLARSGTTLIIVTHEIGFAREVADTIVFMDGGRIVESGPPARVLGNPAQARTREFLSKVL; via the coding sequence ATGAGCGACACCACTCAGCCGTTTGTCGGCCCTGGCCACGCGGGCCGCGTGAGCGACGATGCAGCCGGTCCGGAGTACGCACACTACCGGATCGTTCCGGCTCGACATCACGCGCGCACGGCAGGGACCGTGCTGGCGATCGCGCTGATCGTGATCGTGCTGAACTCGGTGCTGGGGAACCCGCGCTGGGGCTGGGGCGTCTTCGCGCAGTGGTTTTTCGCCGCGCCGGTGCTCGAGGGGCTCGGGCGCACGCTCGTGTTGACGGGGCTGGGCGCGCTGTTCGGCTTCGCGTTGGCCACGCCGTTGGCGCTGGCGCGCGTGTCGCGTTCGCCGCTGCTGGCCGGCTGTGCGTGGGCCTTCATCTGGCTGTTCCGCTCGATTCCGCCGATCGTGCTGCTGCTCCTGCTGAACAATCTCGGCTATCTGTACGAGACGATCTGGATCGGCGTGCCGTTTACGCATATCGCACTGCTGAGCGAATCGACCACCGATCTCATCAGTCCGTTCTTTGCGGCCGTGCTGGGCCTCACGTTAAACCACGCGGCGTTTTCGGCCGAAGCGATCCGCGGCGGGATTCTCTCCGTCGACCACGGACAGCGCGAGGCGGCCGCGGCGCTCGGTTTGCCGGGCGCCCGCCAGGTGCGCCGCATCGTGCTGCCGCAGGCGATGCGCGCGATCCTGCCCACCGCGTTCAACGACATCATTGGTCTCGCCAAAGGTACCTCGGTGGTCTACATCCTCGCGATGCCGGACCTGTTCTACACGGTGCAGATCATCTATCACCGCAACCTGGAGGTGATTCCTTTGCTGATGGTCGCGACCATCTGGTATCTGATCATCCTCACGGCCTTGTCGGCGATTCAGGTTCATATCGAACGCTACTACGCACGCGGCGCGACACGCGAGCAGGTGGCGGTGTCGCGGTTTAGCGCGCTGTTGAGGCGGTGGCGGAGCGTGCGCGCCGCGCGGCGGGAAGATGCGCTGAAAGCGGGGCCGCAAGCCGGCTCTGCGGCCGCTGAGAGTGCCGCTGCCGGTGCCGATGCCGATGCAGGCATTAGCGGCTGGGCGCAGCGGCGTGTCGGCGGCAAGGTGGGTATTCATAACGTGTCGAAGAGCTTCGGCACGCTGAAAGTTCTCGACGATATTTCGCTCGTGTTTCCGTCCGGCAGCGTCACGGTGATTCTCGGTCAGTCGGGCTCGGGCAAGTCGACGCTGCTGCGCTCGATCAACCATCTCGAACGCGTCGACGACGGTTTCATCGACATCGACGGCGAGCTGATCGGCTATCGCCGCGACGGACGCACGCTCTACGAGCTCAAGGAGAAGGATATCCTGCAGCGGCGCCGCGCCGATGTCGGGATGGTGTTCCAGAGTTTCAACCTGTTTCCGCATCTGAGCGTGCTCGACAATCTTGTCGAGGCGCCGCTGGCCTCGGGCGTGCCGCGCGCGCAGGCTCAGGCCGAAGCGCGTGCGCTGCTGGCGCGCGTGGGACTCGCCGACAAGGCCGACGCTTGGCCGCGCCAGTTGTCGGGTGGCCAGCAGCAGCGGGTGGCGATTGCGCGCGCGCTGGCGCTGAAGCCGAAGGTCCTGCTGTTCGACGAACCGACCTCGGCACTCGATCCTGAGCTGGTCAACGAGGTACTCGACGTGATTCGCCAGCTCGCGCGCTCGGGCACGACGCTGATCATTGTCACGCACGAGATCGGCTTTGCGCGGGAAGTCGCCGACACGATCGTGTTCATGGACGGCGGACGCATCGTCGAATCCGGTCCGCCGGCACGCGTGCTCGGCAATCCGGCTCAGGCGCGCACCCGCGAATTTTTGTCGAAGGTGTTGTGA
- a CDS encoding ABC transporter substrate-binding protein → MSSTASRRKLLRGLAAFVSLGIASVLAAPSAWAASGAATGEPVYFGVSGPLTGPNAQYGAQWKAGFDLALDQINASGGIDGHPLQYVFEDSQSDPRQAVSIAQKFVADPRILIELGDFSSPASMAASPIYQRAGLVQLGFTNSHPDFTKGGDFIWSPSVSQTDAQPLLADLAAKQGFRHVAVLYQNTDWGRASKDVFVKSAAARGVQVVAAEGYQPTDQDFRATLVRVNAAHPDALVLIAYYSDGAQIVRQARASGIDLPVVAASSVYSPKFFELGGTAVNGVTTNTSFFPGDPRPEVQSFVHAFEAKYHREPDAFNAFAYDATIIAAYALRTGGADRRGARDALLKLRDIPSVVFGKATFDPTTRRVIGVKSINLVAHDGQWVLLDKNAAVASK, encoded by the coding sequence ATGTCCTCGACCGCTTCGCGCCGGAAGTTACTGAGGGGGCTTGCCGCCTTCGTCTCGTTGGGAATCGCCAGCGTCCTGGCAGCACCGTCAGCATGGGCCGCGTCAGGCGCCGCTACCGGCGAGCCTGTGTATTTCGGCGTCAGCGGCCCGCTGACCGGACCCAATGCGCAATACGGCGCCCAATGGAAAGCCGGCTTCGATCTCGCGCTCGACCAGATCAACGCAAGCGGCGGCATCGACGGACACCCGCTGCAATACGTGTTCGAGGACAGCCAGAGCGATCCGCGCCAGGCGGTCAGCATCGCGCAGAAGTTCGTGGCGGATCCGCGCATCCTGATCGAACTGGGCGACTTCTCCAGCCCGGCCTCGATGGCGGCATCGCCGATTTATCAGCGCGCCGGACTCGTGCAACTCGGTTTCACCAATTCTCACCCTGACTTCACCAAGGGCGGCGACTTCATCTGGAGCCCGTCGGTCAGCCAGACCGATGCGCAGCCGCTGCTCGCGGATCTCGCGGCCAAACAGGGCTTCCGCCACGTCGCTGTGCTCTACCAGAACACCGACTGGGGCCGCGCGAGCAAGGACGTGTTCGTCAAGTCGGCGGCCGCGCGCGGCGTGCAGGTGGTGGCGGCGGAAGGCTATCAGCCCACCGACCAGGATTTTCGCGCCACGCTGGTGCGCGTCAACGCCGCCCATCCAGACGCGCTCGTGCTGATTGCCTACTACTCGGACGGCGCCCAGATCGTCCGCCAGGCGCGTGCGAGCGGCATCGACCTGCCGGTCGTCGCGGCCAGTTCGGTCTACTCGCCGAAGTTCTTCGAACTCGGCGGCACCGCCGTGAACGGCGTCACCACCAATACGAGCTTTTTCCCCGGCGATCCGCGGCCCGAAGTGCAAAGCTTCGTGCATGCCTTCGAGGCGAAATATCATCGCGAGCCGGACGCCTTCAACGCCTTTGCATACGACGCGACGATCATCGCCGCTTACGCGTTGCGTACGGGCGGCGCCGATCGCCGCGGTGCGCGCGACGCACTGCTGAAGCTTCGCGACATCCCGAGCGTGGTGTTCGGCAAGGCGACCTTCGATCCCACGACGCGGCGCGTGATCGGCGTGAAGAGCATCAACCTCGTGGCCCACGACGGTCAGTGGGTGTTGCTCGACAAGAACGCCGCCGTCGCGTCGAAGTAA
- a CDS encoding GNAT family N-acetyltransferase, whose amino-acid sequence MTHATSASVVSRPIQTAPDERFVYVSVHDPLARPLFDELAYEYSSRYVGLIDAEEIAREMQRYPVEAFAPPHGAFVLLLRDGVAIAGGAFMRHEDPGTTEFKRIWTSRDHRRQGLARRILAELEAQAVRQGYTRVYLGTGPRQPEAIALYRTHGYTLLSAHDFGEDEPPGYLFEKDLSTVAVGGSAKA is encoded by the coding sequence ATGACACACGCTACTTCCGCTTCTGTTGTTTCGCGGCCGATTCAAACCGCGCCCGACGAGCGCTTCGTTTACGTTTCGGTGCACGACCCGTTGGCCCGGCCGCTGTTCGATGAGCTCGCCTATGAATACAGCAGTCGTTATGTAGGCCTGATCGATGCGGAGGAGATCGCCCGGGAAATGCAGCGCTATCCGGTTGAGGCGTTCGCGCCGCCGCATGGCGCCTTCGTGCTGCTGCTGCGCGACGGAGTGGCGATAGCGGGTGGGGCGTTCATGCGCCATGAGGATCCGGGCACCACCGAGTTCAAGCGCATCTGGACCAGCCGCGACCATCGCCGTCAGGGCCTGGCGCGTCGCATTCTGGCGGAGCTGGAGGCGCAGGCCGTTCGCCAGGGTTATACGCGGGTGTACCTCGGTACGGGACCCCGTCAGCCGGAGGCCATCGCGCTGTATCGGACCCATGGCTATACGTTGCTGTCGGCGCATGACTTTGGTGAGGATGAGCCGCCAGGGTATCTGTTTGAGAAGGACCTGTCCACGGTGGCCGTAGGCGGGAGCGCTAAGGCGTAG
- a CDS encoding ABC transporter substrate-binding protein, which yields MIKRSFQHAMPVLRRAVRASLAIVSFSLAVTAFPVCSPANAAGNNTLVFCTEGSPAGFDPGQHTTSTDFDASSNAVYNELVQFRRGTLDLEPALATSWDVSDDQRTYTFHLRHGVKFHTTAWFKPTRDFDADDVLFTFNRMLNPDDPFRKAYPTSFPYFSDLGFDKNLERIDKVDDYTVRFQLKQPDVIFVRNLAMAFASVLSAEYAAQLSTAHREADINQLPVGTGPFVFRSYQKDALIRYDANPDYWRPEDVKLAHLIFAITPDPGVRVQKLASGECQVSAFPRPADLEVVKRNPDLTLISGVGFNVGFVAYNTQHTPLDRVEVRRALDMAIDKPAIIKAVFAGNATVATNPMPPSQWSYDKQLKDAPYDPAKAKALLAQAGFPNGFDISLWAMPVQRPYNPNAQLMAQLIQQDWANIGVRAKIVSYEWGEYNRRAKQGGEHDAILYGWSGDNGDPDNWLGTLLGCDAVHGSNVSKWCDPAFNALIVKARSSSDTAVRTTLYEQAQVIFKQQVPYTPIAHSIVSLPASTRVKGLVFSPLGSHRFDGVWLE from the coding sequence ATGATCAAGCGTTCTTTCCAGCATGCCATGCCTGTCTTGCGCCGCGCGGTTCGCGCGTCTTTAGCGATCGTATCTTTCAGCCTGGCTGTCACGGCATTCCCGGTTTGCTCGCCGGCAAACGCGGCCGGTAACAACACCCTGGTGTTCTGTACCGAAGGCAGCCCGGCGGGCTTCGACCCGGGCCAGCATACGACCAGCACCGATTTCGACGCCAGCAGCAACGCGGTCTACAACGAACTGGTGCAGTTTCGCCGCGGCACGCTCGACCTCGAGCCCGCGCTCGCGACCAGTTGGGACGTGTCCGACGATCAGCGCACCTACACGTTCCATCTGCGGCATGGCGTCAAGTTTCACACCACCGCGTGGTTCAAACCCACCCGCGATTTCGACGCGGACGACGTGCTGTTCACATTCAACCGCATGCTCAATCCCGACGATCCGTTCCGCAAGGCTTATCCGACGAGCTTCCCGTACTTCAGCGATCTGGGCTTCGACAAGAATCTCGAGCGGATCGATAAAGTGGACGACTATACGGTGCGCTTCCAGTTGAAGCAGCCGGACGTGATCTTCGTGCGCAATCTGGCGATGGCCTTTGCCTCCGTCCTGTCCGCGGAATACGCGGCGCAACTGAGCACCGCGCATCGCGAGGCCGACATCAACCAGTTGCCGGTGGGCACGGGTCCGTTCGTGTTCCGCTCGTATCAGAAGGATGCGTTGATCCGCTACGACGCCAACCCCGACTATTGGCGCCCCGAAGACGTGAAGCTCGCGCATCTGATCTTTGCCATTACGCCGGATCCGGGTGTGCGCGTGCAGAAGCTCGCAAGCGGCGAGTGCCAGGTGTCGGCGTTCCCGCGTCCGGCGGATCTGGAGGTCGTCAAACGCAACCCCGATCTGACGCTGATCTCCGGGGTGGGCTTCAATGTCGGCTTTGTCGCGTACAACACGCAGCACACGCCGCTCGACCGCGTCGAAGTGCGACGTGCGCTCGATATGGCGATCGACAAGCCCGCCATCATCAAAGCCGTGTTCGCCGGCAACGCCACCGTCGCGACCAATCCGATGCCGCCGTCCCAGTGGTCCTACGACAAGCAGTTGAAGGATGCGCCCTACGATCCTGCGAAGGCCAAGGCATTGCTGGCGCAGGCGGGATTTCCGAACGGCTTCGACATCTCCCTGTGGGCGATGCCGGTGCAGCGCCCCTACAACCCGAATGCCCAGTTGATGGCGCAGCTCATCCAGCAGGACTGGGCGAATATCGGCGTGCGCGCGAAGATCGTCAGCTATGAATGGGGTGAGTACAACCGCCGTGCGAAGCAGGGCGGCGAGCACGACGCGATTCTGTACGGCTGGTCGGGCGATAACGGCGATCCGGACAACTGGCTCGGCACCTTGCTCGGTTGCGACGCGGTGCATGGCAGCAACGTGTCGAAGTGGTGCGATCCCGCCTTCAACGCGCTGATCGTCAAAGCCCGTTCTAGTTCGGATACCGCCGTCCGCACGACGCTTTACGAGCAGGCCCAGGTGATCTTCAAGCAGCAGGTGCCTTACACGCCGATCGCGCATTCCATCGTGTCGCTGCCTGCTTCGACGCGGGTGAAGGGGCTGGTGTTTTCACCGCTCGGCAGTCACCGGTTCGACGGCGTCTGGCTGGAGTAA
- a CDS encoding VOC family protein, which produces MTLSLDHVVIRVRDLEQTIADYNELGFTVQRGGTHADGATHNALIGFADGSYFELIAFLRDAPEHRWWDADYRVGDGLVDFALLPGAVQTVIDAARQRGLQYKGPIDGGRVRPDGARLAWQLGRSPTPDLPFLCGDVTPRHLRVAEGEVRSHRNGARGVLALNIAVRDLDASLGRYRALLGESLQVHRSAWPGHGVSFASLPIGDATLTLLSPSGSANGSALATEVQDRLASHGEGVFGVVLHGAAGAPPRGLPLNLTHGVGLELLSTDNAKPARS; this is translated from the coding sequence ATGACGCTTTCCCTTGACCACGTTGTGATCCGCGTGCGCGATCTCGAGCAGACCATTGCCGACTATAACGAACTCGGCTTCACCGTCCAGCGCGGCGGCACGCACGCCGACGGCGCGACGCACAATGCGCTGATCGGTTTCGCGGACGGCAGCTACTTCGAGTTGATTGCCTTTCTGCGCGACGCACCCGAGCATCGCTGGTGGGATGCGGACTATCGGGTTGGCGACGGACTGGTCGATTTTGCGCTGCTGCCGGGAGCGGTGCAGACGGTGATCGATGCCGCGCGGCAGCGTGGACTTCAATACAAAGGGCCGATCGACGGCGGACGCGTGCGGCCGGACGGTGCGCGTCTCGCGTGGCAACTGGGCCGGTCCCCGACACCCGACCTGCCGTTTCTCTGTGGCGACGTTACGCCACGCCATCTGCGCGTGGCCGAGGGTGAGGTGCGCAGCCATCGCAACGGTGCGCGCGGTGTGTTGGCCCTCAACATCGCCGTGCGCGATCTCGATGCCAGCCTTGGCCGGTATCGTGCGCTGCTGGGGGAGTCGCTCCAGGTGCATCGGTCGGCATGGCCTGGTCACGGCGTGTCGTTCGCAAGCTTGCCGATCGGCGATGCGACGCTCACGCTACTGAGTCCATCGGGTAGCGCGAACGGGTCGGCGCTCGCAACCGAGGTTCAGGATCGGCTGGCGTCGCACGGCGAAGGCGTCTTCGGGGTGGTGTTGCACGGCGCGGCGGGTGCTCCGCCGCGCGGGCTGCCGCTCAATCTGACGCATGGCGTCGGTCTCGAACTGCTGTCCACGGACAACGCCAAACCCGCACGAAGCTAA
- a CDS encoding IS5/IS1182 family transposase: MIQFDDLRDSEWALIEGLFCHEAVAPDRSGRRRVEPRAVVNAVLWALQTGHSWSRVPGWYPSRPTCQRRFEEWQADGTLAEIIRRLDAAGRKVSLRGPVADALNQRAANPAHERLKGLSWASPQTWRAPLDMA; encoded by the coding sequence ATGATTCAGTTTGATGACTTGAGGGACAGCGAATGGGCCCTGATCGAAGGGTTGTTCTGCCATGAGGCGGTAGCGCCGGACCGGTCGGGCCGACGTCGCGTGGAGCCGCGCGCGGTGGTCAATGCGGTGCTGTGGGCGTTGCAGACCGGGCATAGCTGGTCGAGGGTGCCCGGATGGTATCCGTCGCGCCCGACCTGCCAACGTCGCTTCGAAGAGTGGCAAGCCGACGGCACGCTCGCCGAGATCATCCGGCGGCTCGATGCTGCGGGCCGAAAGGTGTCGTTGCGCGGACCTGTGGCCGATGCGCTCAACCAGCGTGCCGCGAACCCGGCTCACGAACGCCTGAAGGGCCTCTCGTGGGCCAGTCCGCAGACGTGGCGCGCGCCGCTCGATATGGCCTGA
- a CDS encoding LLM class flavin-dependent oxidoreductase produces MSIPLARFGVWALVHGSRAALQDPEEPYDASWTRNKALVLEAERLGYDSVLVAQHTINPHDPNLDQLEAWTASAALAALTERIEIIAAIKPYLYHPVVLAKMAQQIEHISQGRFAINLVNAWNRPELERAGIGFAEHDARYAYGREWITVVEALLRGERTSFNGEHFHIDDYLLRPADPFRARPRIYVGGESEPARQLVADKGDVWFINGQPLEDVARLIADVSARTRPASLAGLRFGLSAFVIARESDEEAQQHLAHLFALAAKDAPLRAQQKANIDPKAVMFQTFAQTPRVGSNGGTAAGLVGSYDTVARRIAAFQHAGIELFMLQFQPFEADMRTFAEQVIPRVHALNALNAG; encoded by the coding sequence ATGTCGATACCCTTGGCCCGCTTCGGCGTCTGGGCGCTCGTTCACGGCAGCCGTGCCGCCCTTCAGGACCCCGAAGAACCCTACGACGCGTCCTGGACGCGCAACAAGGCGCTGGTGCTCGAAGCGGAGCGGCTCGGCTACGATTCGGTGCTGGTCGCGCAGCACACCATCAATCCGCACGATCCGAATCTCGACCAGCTCGAAGCATGGACCGCGTCGGCCGCACTCGCCGCGCTGACCGAGCGCATCGAGATCATCGCAGCCATCAAGCCTTATCTGTATCACCCGGTCGTGCTCGCCAAAATGGCGCAGCAGATCGAGCACATCAGTCAGGGACGCTTTGCGATCAACCTCGTCAATGCCTGGAACCGGCCTGAACTGGAGCGTGCGGGCATCGGCTTTGCGGAACACGACGCGCGCTACGCCTATGGCCGCGAATGGATCACCGTCGTTGAGGCGCTGCTGCGCGGCGAACGCACAAGCTTCAACGGAGAGCACTTCCATATCGACGACTATCTGCTGCGGCCCGCCGATCCGTTTCGCGCAAGGCCGCGCATCTACGTCGGCGGCGAATCGGAGCCGGCCCGGCAACTGGTGGCCGACAAGGGCGATGTCTGGTTCATCAACGGTCAGCCGCTTGAAGACGTGGCGCGGTTGATCGCGGACGTGTCCGCCCGAACGCGCCCGGCGTCGCTCGCCGGTTTGCGCTTTGGCTTGTCGGCCTTCGTGATCGCCCGCGAATCCGATGAAGAAGCCCAGCAGCACCTCGCCCATCTTTTCGCCCTGGCCGCCAAAGACGCACCGTTGCGCGCGCAACAAAAAGCCAATATCGACCCGAAAGCGGTGATGTTCCAGACGTTCGCGCAAACACCGCGCGTCGGCTCGAACGGCGGCACGGCTGCGGGTCTGGTCGGCAGTTACGACACGGTGGCGCGGCGCATCGCCGCGTTTCAGCACGCCGGCATCGAACTGTTCATGCTGCAGTTCCAGCCGTTCGAAGCCGATATGCGGACCTTCGCCGAACAGGTGATTCCGCGTGTCCATGCGCTGAACGCGCTCAACGCCGGGTAA